TGACGCTTCGCACGATATTCCAGATGGCGGCCGTCGGCCTGGCCACCCTGGCGGTCGGGTTGCCTGCGATCCTCCTGGGCCTGCTGGTCCCCGGTCAAAGCCGCAAGGGGAGCATCTTCCGCTGGGTGACGAAGAGCTACTCCAGGATTCTCCTTCCCGTCTTCGGCGTCACCGTCGAAACCCGCGGCCTCTCCCGCGTGGACCTTCGCTCCCCGTACGTCTTCATGTCGAACCACGCAAGCCACGTGGACTCCCTCGCGCTGGCCGTGTCGATCCCGCATCCGATGCACTGGGTGTTCAAGAAGGAGCTGTCGAGGATCCCGGTCTTCGGGTGGGTGCTCCTGTCCCTCGGGCAGATCATGGTGGACCGGCGCAACGCGTCCACATCGCGCTTCAGGCAGGGCTGCCGATCGTTCCGGTCCGGGTGTCGGGGAGCCACGAGATCATCCCTTCGGGTTCGCTCCGCGTCAGGCCCGGACGGGTCGTGGTCGAGCTGTTCGACCCGATCCCGACAAAAGGGGCGACCGGCGCCGACATCCCGGAGCTCATGGCGAAGGTGCGGGACGCCCTGCTTTCCTGAACGCCGGGTCGAGCAGGAAGAACCCCCCCGTTCCCAGCCCGACGGCGGCCGCCGCCGCGACGAACATCGCCGGATACCCGAAGTGCTCCGCGACGAAGCCGAACGCCGCCGCGCCGGTCACCAGCCCCATGTCGAACGCCGCGGTGAACATCGCCATCGTCATCGCCATCCCGCCGGTGTCCTCCCGCACCCGGTCGAGCACCAGCGCGGAGAGTGCGGGGAACAGGAGTCCGTGTCCCGCCCCCGACGCCGCTCCCACCAGGGCCAGGCCCAACCCTCCGTCCACCGCGGGGATCAGGAGGTTCCCGGCGCACAGGAGCAGGAGCGACCACAGGGAGACCCACTCCCTGGGCAGCCGGTCGAGGAGCCTGCGGCCCAGCGTCCGCGTGGCGATCACCGACAGGGCATAGACGAAGACGAAGGAGCCCAGGGACCCCGATTTCCGGACGACGAGGTAGACGGGGAGGAAGGTGAAGATCGAGCCGTACGCCATGCCGAAGAGGTACCCGGCCGTGTTCGGGACGAAGAACGGGCGGGTGAGGAAGATCTTCAGGGAGCCGAGGGTCGGATGCTCCCGGGATTCGGGCTCCTTCATGAAGAAGGGGATCAGCCCGGAGAGGACGACCACACCGATCCCCGCGGCGAACATGCCGTGGAAGCCGTACCGCGCGATCGTCCATTCGCCGATCCACCCCCCCACGGAGATGGGGAGGAAGAAGGAGAGCCCGAAGATCCCGAGCGCTTCCGCGCGCCGGTCGGCGGGGGCGCACGCCGCGATGTACCCGTACGCGGCGGTGGCGACCATCGAAAATGACGCTCCCTGGGCGATCCGGATGGCGTACAGGTGCGCCCCCGGCGCCGAGACGAAGAGCCACGGCACGGTCGAAGCGGCGGCCAGCAGCGATCCCAGCGAAAGGAAGGTCCTGCGCAGCCTCCGCCCCACCAGCATGCCGAACCCGGGCTTCAGCGCCACGCCCACGAGGGTCCCGATGGCCATCAGCACGCCGATCTCCCCCTCGCGGATCCCGAGACGGTACAGGTACGCCGGCAGGAAGATGAAGATCGTGGTGTAGAGGGAGAAGGTCAGGTTGGTGATGTTCAGCAGGACGTAGTCGCGGTTGTATAGGGGAGTGGACGGGGTGGACATGGACGGGGGGATTCTATCACACGGAAACGGGGCTTCCCCCTGCCGCCGCTTTCGAAGAGAATGGCGGTATGAGCAAGCCGCTTCGCCTCGCCCTGGCCCAGATCAACACCACCGTCGGCGACATCCCGGGGAACGCCCGGAAGATCCTGTCGTGGTGCGCGCGGGCGCGGGAGGCGGGGGCGGACCTCGTCGTCTTCCCC
The DNA window shown above is from Deltaproteobacteria bacterium and carries:
- a CDS encoding MFS transporter; translation: MSTPSTPLYNRDYVLLNITNLTFSLYTTIFIFLPAYLYRLGIREGEIGVLMAIGTLVGVALKPGFGMLVGRRLRRTFLSLGSLLAAASTVPWLFVSAPGAHLYAIRIAQGASFSMVATAAYGYIAACAPADRRAEALGIFGLSFFLPISVGGWIGEWTIARYGFHGMFAAGIGVVVLSGLIPFFMKEPESREHPTLGSLKIFLTRPFFVPNTAGYLFGMAYGSIFTFLPVYLVVRKSGSLGSFVFVYALSVIATRTLGRRLLDRLPREWVSLWSLLLLCAGNLLIPAVDGGLGLALVGAASGAGHGLLFPALSALVLDRVREDTGGMAMTMAMFTAAFDMGLVTGAAAFGFVAEHFGYPAMFVAAAAAVGLGTGGFFLLDPAFRKAGRPAPSP